A region of Dermochelys coriacea isolate rDerCor1 chromosome 1, rDerCor1.pri.v4, whole genome shotgun sequence DNA encodes the following proteins:
- the U2AF1 gene encoding splicing factor U2AF 35 kDa subunit isoform X4: MQEHYDEFFEEVFTEMEEKYGEVEEMNVCDNLGDHLVGNVYVKFRREEDAEKAVIDLNNRWFNGQPIHAELSPVTDFREACCRQYEMGECTRGGFCNFMHLKPISRELRRELYGRRRKKHRSRSRSRERRSRSRDRGRGGGGGGGGGGGGGGGRERDRRRSRDRERSGRF, translated from the exons GAGGTCTTCAcggaaatggaagaaaaatatgGTGAAGTTGAGGAGATGAACGTTTGTGATAACCTTGGAGATCATCTCGTTGGAAATGTATATGTAAAG TTTCGTCGTGAAGAAGATGCAGAAAAGGCTGTGATTGATCTGAACAATCGCTGGTTTAATGGTCAGCCGATTCATGCTGAGCTTTCACCTGTGACTGACTTCAGAGAAGCTTGTTGCCGTCAATATGAAATGGG AGAGTGTACGCGAGGAGGTTTCTGTAACTTTATGCATTTGAAGCCCATCTCCCGAGAATTGCGACGTGAATTATATGGACGTCGTCGTAAGAA GCATAGATCCAGGTCAAGGTCCCGTGAACGTCGTTCTAGATCCAGAGATCGTGGTCGTGGAGGCGGTGGCGGAGGAGGTGGCGgtggcggaggaggaggagggcgggAACGTGATAGGAGGCGGTCAAGAGATCGTGAAAGATCTGGTCGATTCTGA